ATGAGCAATACTCTTCTAATGCATATACGTGAAAAGTATGCTATTACATTTGCATTCCAAACCATTTtaaataacccaaaaatgaaTCCTTATGGATGCTTAATcaatttctataatttattgttaaagAGATAAAATGAAGGGTGTGTAATGTGACTTCTGGGGAACTTAAAACTTTAGCTCTTGAATGAATACTTCCATTGTAAGGAAGGGGACATGGGGCCAAATTTGCAAAGTTGCAATAACATCCATCTCATAACTATAGTTTTAATAAACAATGTGATGCATTTATTTCAATATATTGTACATAAATATGTGTATATGCATTtattcatttctagaagaaactgaaaagaaaaccaTCTAAATACGTTTGCAAGCAAGGGATCAGGGCGGCCATATTTGTAAACAACTCCAATAGCAGCTATCTTGTTAGTACTGGGGTTTTGATGAACTACATGGAGCTCCAAGTCAAACCTGAAAACATAAGATTAGATTTTTGTATGGAAACAAAATCAATGTTTGGAGTGGGTTGTACAAAAATCAATTCGCCCGTAGAtgtatcaaatgaaaaaaagaaggcaaACAAAAACCTTGATCCATTGAACGTGTGCTCAGATGGTGAATGCCAATGACACTGTTGCAGATTGTAGTCAGTCCCATTTATGTTAATATGTCCGGCATCTCCTTTCCAAGCCATCTGACGAAACATCCAttatagataataaaaagatcGATATATTTAAACTCATTTTGTACATCTATTACTCGATATAAGTAAGGAAATGTTTTACCATTACTACTTCGAAACCCTCatgagataatatatatatgtatgtgtgtataccCATGCACACACATCCTTGCATCTTAGGCAATGTTTGTTGCACCCATTGTGTGCATTTACAAATTGCCCAAAACGACTGAAATCTTGATTTTAAGTCTCGTTTTCAacttaaaatcattttttcaattatattttggtAGTGTGTAAATCACAGACGTGTGCAATAGAATTATCCCTTTACATATTTAAGGAGTTAAAGCTTATATGGATCATATAAATTGTCCATGtgatgcatatttctataaacAGAATAGGCTGATCGTTGAATGATTAACCTGTCCAAGTTGGTGGGTATGTAACTCAAACATTCATTAGATTAAGCTTACAAACATTAACCAAATTGgtacttaataaaaattaaaaccatgaAAAAGGATAACAAAGTATAGCTTCAGTAGCAGGCTGGCAGCTCACCGAAATGTCATGTCCTCTGTTCTTCACAACAGCCTGAGCTGGTTTGTAATCCCCTTTTAATTTCCCCAAGCTAGGAAAAACCTGCACCCTTCTGTTCAGAAGATCAATGGGAGATTGCAATTTTCCATTACCACAAGCTTTCCAAAGTGGATCTATGTTGCCCCATTTCGTTGGGCCTTTACCAGTGTCTTCAAGGTAAGCAAATGGAGATTCATCCTCTGCAAGGCATGAAAAGATGATTTAAATACAATAATTCAAAGTAATCATGATCTGATATTTTATGATCTTACACTCTGGCTCAATTGGTTAGAAGTGTGTTAAAACTTCCCATTTTATCTTCCGTATctttttcaagataaaaaatcaaaatttttctttctaaatgcAGTACCAATTGTTATTTTGTCATATCATAAATAGGATGGTTGATAAGCACTGATAACAAGTCCATTTGCAAACATATAGCGAATTTGATAAAGATCTATTATCGGGAACGGACGTTATAAgtataaaactctctctaaaaaaaaaagtatatttctATCAAGAAAGTGAAGTAAAagcctagagagagagagagcatctTATTTTCtcaaacataaagaaaataagattgTTTCCTTGTTTTTCTGGCCTTGGAACCTGATGCAAGAAGTAGGAAAGAAGCTAATGCCTACTTTATTCTCAAgcattaacccaaaaaagaggagttggattttgtttttgttgtcttttttgTGTTCATGCTGAAACTGGAAAGAAAGTAAGAAGCCATTCCTTCAAATctctaataataattataattataatataaaaaaaataaaaagaccagCAAAATCCTATTAGAGTCCTTGAAGATGAAGTGACACAACAATATGTTTGCACTTTGCATTCATCctaacttccaaaaaaaaaaaaaaaaaaaaactatatgatAGAGAGAAGAGAAGGAGATAACATACCCACTTCAGAGTCATCTGCAGAGACATTGTAGAGGTGGGacgagagaatgagagaaatgagaaagagaaaaatgataCTGGGGTTGGTGTGGAAGAAGgtcatggtttttttttgttgttgttgttgtcgttgttgCTTGGCCTTATTTGTTGGTGTTTGTGTTTAAAGCTTTAGCATTGCCTATGTTGTATTTGTGTCTCTTGCTCTTTATAGTATTAGAATCGGATCGAGTGCCTTGACTACTGTTTTCGGAACCCAGCTAAGCTAAGTACTTATTTAGGATGCGTACTCTTTCCCATGCAGGGAACAGTTATGAGGGCTGAACAGGATAAAAAACAGGATAAAAAACCGTCTTCTtggacttcttcttcttcctctttttattattattattatttttttcttaaattgataaaaaaaaaaatttggatgcaaataaaattttttgaaaaaattttaacttcaaATTGGTTTATAGGAAACTTTTCCCAATCCATAGGACATAATAGGATTCAGATCCTCTAGATTTCCTAGGATACTCTACCagtagatttccttaaatcctaaccactctttaatgattttatggTCAAGATTTTGCCATAtcagcattccactaacaatattcttaaaataataaaataatgttgcaaacaaaacaattaagattattattagtggaatgctgacatggcagaatctagactattaaatcattaaagaattgtaaagatttaaggaaatctatgTGGTAGAGTACTCTAGAAAATCTAGAGGATTTGAATCCGACATAATAAAGGAGATAATTTACACcgttaattaatttttgaactttaatgttaattttcagaatttttgtatttaggaTTGTATTTCCTTGATTTTAGGCCTTTTAAAGGATTTTTAGTCAAATCAAAGTACTActatattttagattttttcaaagaatttcTATTCATATCAAAGTACtatattttaggtgtttttaaggATTTTTACTCGATTCAAAGTCCTATTATAATAGAATATCAATTAGAATCAGAGTATTTTGATATGTAAAATAAGTCTTTTGAAGCCTATAAATAAGCTTGCAatatgtaaaacaaaattttgatagTTCAAAATATCTATTAATGTTTTCAAGAGAGAGGAtttctctttttagtttttataggTA
The DNA window shown above is from Quercus lobata isolate SW786 chromosome 7, ValleyOak3.0 Primary Assembly, whole genome shotgun sequence and carries:
- the LOC115951408 gene encoding alpha carbonic anhydrase 4-like produces the protein MTFFHTNPSIIFLFLISLILSSHLYNVSADDSEVEDESPFAYLEDTGKGPTKWGNIDPLWKACGNGKLQSPIDLLNRRVQVFPSLGKLKGDYKPAQAVVKNRGHDISMAWKGDAGHININGTDYNLQQCHWHSPSEHTFNGSRFDLELHVVHQNPSTNKIAAIGVVYKYGRPDPLLANLFHHIKSVGKEEIDLGMMNPRAINFESKEYYRYIGSLTVPPCTEGVTWTIVKKVMTVSREQVAALRGAVHDGFESNSRPTQELGEREVRFYTEKKNVGSN